In the genome of Raphanus sativus cultivar WK10039 chromosome 4, ASM80110v3, whole genome shotgun sequence, one region contains:
- the LOC130511194 gene encoding uncharacterized protein LOC130511194, with amino-acid sequence MDLNKKFSPDLIFLQETKNSDEVVIKQLEALNLDSHFLVSPLSPASGGLALTFVYGAPEIPKRQEIWEQLTDLAALRDTPWFLTGDFNEIIDNSEKSGGKERSESSFSNLRTFLSACDLFDLRHSGNFLSWRGTRHKHVVHCRLDRALANSSWSDRYPLGCCQYLPFEESDHRPIFSSFSPTSKKRCRNFRYDRRLRNNEEVRLLVEKAWESSPHCSVATRISNYRRAISKWSKEHHVNSQKDIVRLQLALDKAMSDPAVEDSMIASINRNLLLAYKAEEEFWKQRSRQLWLSLGDLNTGYFHASTKNRRVRNRLSVIEDANGVQYVEEEKIAELIAIPSDVEIRNAIFAIHPDKAPGPDGFSASFFQSNWDSVGPAICHEIRSFFITGSLPHTINNTHIRLIPKISEPLKVSDYRPIALCNVYYKAISKLLAIRLKPVLQGTISEYQSAFVPDRAIFDNVLITHEVLHYLKTSDAEKHCTMAVKMDISKAYDRLEWPFIRQVLETLGFYNIWINWVLQCISTVSYAFLIDNEVLGEVVPQRGIRQGDPLSPYIFILCAEVLSGLCVKAQEDGLMVGVKVSHSPRLNHLLFADDTMIFTKSNKQSCSTLLHILRDYELASGQKINPDKSSISFSSKTPLVELQRVKAHLGISKEGGVGKYLGLPEHFGRKKKDLFASIVTRMKQTASGWSSRFLSTAGKMTMLQSVLSAIPAFAMSCFRLPVGLCNQIQSVLIRFWWDNSNGDKKICWLAWDKLTKPKSMGGLGFRDVQLFNQALLGKIAWRILTKPNCLLARNLKGKYCNNESFLSIKASKTSSHGWKGILWGRDLLINHLGKAIGDGSTTKVYKDSWIKPSQNLRPFGPTTQDEQDLFVADLLSRETREWNVAKIDKLLPNLAHLILQVKPSVLDATDSYVWSLQQSGQYTTKSGYFSMVQREAPTAPPAPQTVPLDWKKLVWSPHLSPKLKLFLWKIFNEALPTGENLQKRELSISSRRRLLPPTGITINIFPWIIWHIWINRNQRTFENRSSTPTETVRKALHAAKEWEQAQPQPSRDAITHSPNIPSLITHPPAATAKCNTDGAWRADTLQAGTCWIIRDSTGKISRGGKSHPFVTSALMAEVLAIREALIHASTIGITSIWLRSDAQALITAIQSNRRPTELYGVLSDIASLSSSFVFCNFSFVSRSSNGPADSIAKAHLVVTN; translated from the exons ATGGACCTCAATAAAAAATTCTCCCCTGACCTGATCTTCCTTCAAGAGACAAAAAATTCTGATGAAGTGGTTATCAAGCAATTGGAGGCTTTGAATCTCGACTCTCACTTCTTGGTTTCTCCTTTATCTCCGGCTTCAGGAGGCTTAGCGCT CACGTTTGTCTACGGGGCCCCAGAGATCCCAAAAAGACAGGAGATTTGGGAACAACTTACAGATTTAGCAGCACTGAGAGACACCCCTTGGTTCCTGACGGGGGATTTCAACGAGATTATCGATAATTCTGAGAAGTCTGGCGGCAAGGAGAGATCGGAGAGCTCCTTTAGCAACCTCAGAACCTTCCTATCAGCTTGCGATCTCTTTGACTTGCGGCACTCGGGCAACTTTCTCTCTTGGAGAGGAACTAGACACAAACATGTCGTGCATTGTAGACTGGATCGAGCACTTGCTAATAGTAGTTGGTCGGATAGATACCCTCTGGGTTGCTGTCAGTATCTCCCTTTCGAGGAATCAGACCACAGACCAATCTTCTCCTCTTTCTCTCCCACAAGCAAGAAGCGATGCCGCAACTTCAGGTATGATAGGAGGCTCCGCAACAATGAAGAAGTCCGCTTGCTAGTTGAAAAAGCTTGGGAATCCTCCCCTCACTGCTCTGTCGCGACCAGAATCTCGAACTATAGACGAGCCATATCAAAATGGAGTAAGGAGCACCATGTTAACAGTCAAAAAGATATCGTGCGGCTCCAACTTGCTCTGGATAAAGCCATGTCCGATCCTGCGGTTGAGGACTCTATGATTGCCTCCATCAACAGGAACCTCCTCCTAGCCTACAAGGCAGAGGAGGAGTTTTGGAAGCAGAGGAGTAGACAGCTTTGGTTGTCGCTAGGAGACCTCAATACCGGCTACTTTCACGCGTCCACAAAGAACAGGAGAGTTCGCAACCGTCTTTCTGTCATTGAAGATGCAAATGGAGTTCAATATGTGGAAGAAGAGAAAATCGCAGAG CTCATCGCCATACCCTCTGATGTCGAGATCAGAAACGCCATTTTTGCCATCCACCCCGACAAGGCGCCTGGGCCAGACGGTTTCTCTGCGAGCTTCTTCCAGTCTAACTGGGATTCTGTAGGTCCTGCTATCTGTCATGAGATCAGATCGTTCTTCATCACTGGTTCCCTGCCACACACAATCAACAACACCCATATTAGGTTGATTCCAAAGATTAGCGAACCACTTAAAGTATCTGACTACAGGCCTATTGCCTTGTGCAACGTTTACTACAAGGCTATATCTAAACTATTGGCAATACGTCTAAAACCAGTGCTACAAGGAACTATCTCAGAGTACCAATCAGCCTTCGTGCCAGACAGAGCCATTTTTGATAACGTCCTAATCACTCATGAAGTGCTTCATTACCTGAAAACATCTGACGCGGAGAAGCATTGCACTATGGCTGTGAAGATGGACATCAGCAAGGCGTACGACCGCTTGGAGTGGCCTTTCATCAGGCAGGTGTTGGAGACCTTGGGTTTTTACAACATCTGGATCAACTGGGTCCTCCAATGTATCTCTACGGTCTCGTATGCCTTTCTGATTGACAATGAAGTTCTTGGTGAGGTCGTCCCACAGAGAGGAATCCGCCAGGGAGATCCCCTTTCCCCCTACATCTTCATCCTCTGTGCGGAAGTTCTCTCGGGTCTCTGCGTAAAAGCACAGGAAGATGGATTAATGGTTGGGGTTAAAGTCTCACATAGCCCTAGACTAAATCATCTACTATTTGCAGACGATACGATGATCTTCACCAAATCGAACAAACAATCCTGTTCTACGCTACTGCACATCCTAAGAGATTACGAGTTGGCATCAGGTCAGAAAATAAATCCAGACAAATCTTCCATTTCTTTCTCTAGCAAGACACCTCTAGTGGAGCTACAACGGGTAAAAGCTCACTTAGGTATAAGCAAAGAGGGAGGAGTGGGAAAATATTTGGGTTTACCTGAACATTTTGGTAGAAAGAAGAAGGACTTGTTTGCCTCCATTGTCACCCGCATGAAACAGACCGCCTCAGGGTGGTCCTCAAGATTCCTCTCTACAGCAGGCAAGATGACGATGCTGCAATCCGTCCTCTCTGCAATCCCGGCCTTCGCCATGTCTTGCTTTCGTCTCCCTGTAGGTTTATGTAACCAAATACAGTCAGTTCTAATTCGCTTCTGGTGGGATAATAGCAATGGAGATAAAAAGATATGCTGGCTTGCTTGGGATAAGCTCACGAAACCGAAAAGTATGGGAGGTCTAGGTTTCAGGGACGTTCAGCTTTTTAATCAAGCACTGCTTGGCAAAATAGCGTGGAGGATTCTAACTAAACCTAACTGCCTTCTAGCACGCAACCTAAAGGGAAAGTACTGCAACAACGAATCGTTCCTATCTATCAAAGCAAGCAAAACCTCTTCCCATGGGTGGAAGGGTATTCTCTGGGGTAGGGATCTGCTAATAAATCATCTCGGTAAAGCTATTGGTGATGGGAGCACAACGAAAGTCTATAAGGATTCATGGATCAAACCTTCACAGAATCTGAGACCCTTTGGTCCAACTACACAAGATGAACAAGACCTATTCGTTGCGGATCTCCTATCTAGAGAAACAAGAGAGTGGAATGTGGCAAAGATCGATAAGCTGTTACCTAATTTGGCCCATCTAATCTTGCAAGTCAAGCCGAGTGTTCTGGATGCCACAGACTCATATGTTTGGTCTCTCCAACAGTCGGGTCAGTACACAACGAAGTCGGGCTACTTCTCAATGGTTCAGCGAGAAGCTCCCACTGCCCCTCCTGCTCCTCAAACGGTCCCGTTGGACTGGAAAAAGCTTGTCTGGAGCCCACACCTCTCACCGAAGCTCAAGCTATTCTTGTGGAAGATCTTTAATGAGGCGCTACCTACAGGAGAAAACCTACAGAAAAGAG AACTATCCATCTCCAGCAGAAGAAGGCTCCTTCCACCTACAGGCATCACAATCAATATCTTCCCGTGGATCATCTGGCATATTTGGATAAATCGAAACCAACGCACCTTTGAGAACAGAAGCTCCACGCCAACCGAGACGGTCCGGAAAGCCCTCCACGCGGCAAAGGAATGGGAACAGGCACAACCACAACCTTCGAGGGACGCCATCACACATAGCCCCAACATCCCTTCTTTGATTACTCATCCTCCCGCCGCCACAGCTAAATGCAATACAGATGGGGCGTGGAGAGCCGACACACTGCAAGCAGGAACATGTTGGATCATCCGAGACTCCACAGGCAAGATCAGCAGGGGAGGAAAGTCCCACCCTTTCGTTACTTCTGCCCTGATGGCGGAGGTTCTCGCGATTCGGGAAGCCCTCATCCACGCATCCACCATCGGTATCACATCAATCTGGCTACGTTCAGATGCTCAAGCGCTCATCACGGCGATTCAATCGAACCGGAGACCGACAGAACTCTACGGCGTCTTGTCGGACATCGCTTCGCTATCTTCCTCTTTCGTTTTCtgcaatttttcttttgtctctaGATCTTCAAACGGGCCTGCGGACTCTATAGCAAAAGCCCACCTTGTTGTCACAAACTAA